A single window of Neisseria sp. KEM232 DNA harbors:
- the mreD gene encoding rod shape-determining protein MreD — translation MTDFDDFYNRIPKRLIGATFAVSLLFDLIPFPAHLSFWLPEATALTLLYWALNRPQSVGIVTAFVCGLLIDIGIAAPLGRHALAYILMVFFIQKYQRFIVLQSYAFQSVAVLLALAGSHIVLILLHLIADHRLTGLPGLLAPVVGALAWPMLNKLMLALLHFSRRR, via the coding sequence ATGACCGATTTCGACGATTTCTACAACCGGATTCCCAAACGCCTGATCGGCGCGACCTTTGCCGTCTCGCTCTTGTTTGACCTGATTCCCTTTCCCGCACACCTCTCCTTCTGGCTGCCGGAAGCCACCGCCCTCACCCTGCTCTACTGGGCGCTCAACCGCCCGCAGTCCGTCGGCATCGTCACCGCCTTTGTCTGCGGCCTGCTGATCGACATCGGCATCGCCGCGCCGCTCGGCCGCCACGCGCTGGCCTACATCCTGATGGTATTCTTCATCCAAAAATACCAGCGCTTCATCGTCCTGCAAAGCTATGCCTTCCAGTCCGTCGCCGTGCTGCTGGCACTGGCAGGCAGCCACATCGTCCTCATCCTCCTGCATCTGATTGCCGACCACCGCCTCACCGGCCTGCCCGGCCTGCTCGCCCCCGTCGTCGGCGCACTGGCCTGGCCGATGCTCAACAAACTGATGCTGGCACTTCTGCATTTCTCCCGCCGCCGATGA
- the mreC gene encoding rod shape-determining protein MreC, which translates to MSKSLSFTRNRNRPVNRLVILSIASIALMVLDGRYAAVQQLKSYLSTALKPLQWLADKPVELYEYGSTFLHSQQSLIAANSRLQTENMRLSAMLRQSGAERRELAELRRINGLKNAALGNGTAAEVVSNGKNPLADKLVINKGSSDGLQAGDAVVDQNGLIGQLTAVHPFGAELTLLTHAQSVVPVTVERTGVRSLVYGDGNRVSLRYFPVDADLQAGDLLVTSGLDSVYPAGIPVAKVESAERSSGTPYYRAALSVPAAVRSSKYVLVLPQTEPLSVQTASEAAASAPRP; encoded by the coding sequence ATGTCCAAATCCCTGAGCTTCACACGCAACCGCAACCGCCCCGTCAACCGGCTGGTTATCTTGTCGATTGCCAGCATTGCGCTGATGGTTTTGGACGGCCGCTACGCCGCCGTGCAGCAGCTCAAATCCTATCTTTCCACCGCGCTCAAACCTTTGCAGTGGCTGGCCGACAAACCGGTCGAACTGTACGAATACGGCAGCACTTTCCTGCACTCGCAGCAGTCGCTGATTGCCGCCAACAGCCGCCTGCAAACGGAAAACATGCGCCTGTCCGCCATGCTGCGGCAAAGCGGCGCCGAACGGCGCGAGCTGGCGGAGCTGCGACGGATCAACGGCCTGAAAAACGCCGCATTGGGAAACGGCACGGCGGCGGAAGTGGTGTCCAACGGCAAAAATCCGCTTGCCGACAAGCTGGTTATCAACAAAGGCAGCAGCGACGGTTTGCAGGCGGGCGATGCGGTGGTCGACCAAAACGGCCTGATCGGCCAGCTCACCGCCGTGCACCCGTTCGGCGCCGAACTGACCCTGCTCACCCACGCCCAATCGGTCGTTCCCGTCACAGTTGAGCGTACCGGCGTACGCAGCCTGGTCTACGGCGACGGCAACCGTGTTTCCCTGCGCTATTTTCCCGTTGACGCCGATTTGCAGGCGGGCGACCTTCTGGTCACCTCCGGCCTTGATTCCGTTTATCCGGCCGGCATTCCCGTAGCCAAAGTGGAAAGCGCCGAGCGCTCCTCAGGCACACCCTATTACCGCGCCGCGCTGTCCGTTCCCGCCGCCGTGCGCAGCAGCAAATACGTACTGGTTCTGCCGCAAACCGAGCCCCTGAGTGTTCAGACGGCCTCCGAAGCGGCGGCATCCGCCCCCCGCCCATGA
- a CDS encoding rod shape-determining protein — protein sequence MFPRFITRYFSNDLAIDLGTANTLIYTKGKGIVLDEPSVVAMQIDPNTGRSAVLAVGTDAKKMLGRTPGSIQAIRPMKDGVIADFTVTEKMLKHFIKKVTHSRFAATPRIVICVPCGSTQVERKAIRDSAEAAGASAVYLIEEPMAAAIGAGLPIEEPTGSMVVDIGGGTTEVGVMSLSGVVYSHSVRVGGDAFDEAIINYVRRNYGMLIGEATAESIKKDIGTAFPGMEVKEIEVKGHNVAEGIPRSFTISSNEVLEAITEPVNQIVQSVKTALEQTPPELGADIAERGLVLTGGGALLKGLDRLLAEETGLPVMIAEDPLTCVARGTGRALDLVGRLNSIFVANP from the coding sequence ATGTTTCCCCGTTTCATCACCCGTTATTTCTCCAACGATCTGGCCATCGACCTGGGCACGGCCAACACGCTGATCTACACCAAAGGCAAAGGCATTGTTCTGGACGAGCCTTCCGTGGTGGCGATGCAGATCGACCCGAACACCGGCCGCAGCGCGGTGCTGGCAGTCGGCACGGACGCGAAAAAAATGCTCGGCCGCACACCCGGCAGCATCCAAGCTATCCGTCCGATGAAAGACGGCGTGATCGCCGACTTTACCGTCACCGAAAAAATGCTCAAACACTTCATCAAAAAAGTGACGCACAGCCGCTTTGCCGCCACGCCGCGCATCGTTATCTGCGTACCCTGCGGCTCGACGCAGGTAGAGCGCAAAGCCATCCGCGACTCGGCCGAAGCGGCGGGCGCATCGGCGGTTTATCTGATTGAAGAACCGATGGCCGCAGCCATCGGCGCGGGTCTGCCCATCGAAGAGCCGACCGGCTCAATGGTGGTGGACATCGGCGGCGGCACCACCGAAGTGGGCGTAATGTCGCTCTCCGGTGTGGTGTACTCACACTCTGTGCGCGTCGGCGGCGACGCTTTCGACGAAGCCATCATCAATTATGTGCGCCGCAACTACGGCATGTTAATCGGCGAGGCCACCGCCGAAAGCATCAAAAAAGACATCGGCACGGCCTTCCCCGGCATGGAGGTGAAGGAGATCGAAGTCAAAGGCCACAACGTCGCCGAGGGCATCCCGCGCTCCTTTACTATCTCTTCCAACGAAGTGCTCGAAGCGATTACCGAGCCGGTCAACCAAATCGTCCAATCGGTAAAAACCGCACTGGAACAAACCCCGCCCGAGCTGGGCGCCGACATCGCCGAACGCGGCCTGGTGCTCACCGGCGGCGGCGCGCTGCTCAAAGGTTTGGACAGACTGCTGGCCGAAGAAACCGGCCTGCCGGTGATGATTGCCGAAGACCCGCTCACCTGCGTCGCCCGCGGCACCGGCCGCGCCCTTGATCTGGTAGGCCGTCTGAATTCCATCTTCGTCGCCAACCCCTAA
- the gatC gene encoding Asp-tRNA(Asn)/Glu-tRNA(Gln) amidotransferase subunit GatC — MSLSLSDVEKIARLSRLSLDENEKQQMLGDLNGIFDLVGKMQAVDTEGVEPMTHPHDLALRLRDDKVTETDRAAEYQTCAPEVRNRLYIVPQVIEE, encoded by the coding sequence ATGTCCCTGAGCCTGTCCGATGTAGAGAAAATCGCCCGCCTGTCGCGGCTGAGTCTGGACGAAAACGAAAAACAGCAGATGCTCGGCGATCTGAACGGCATCTTCGATCTGGTCGGAAAAATGCAGGCCGTCGATACCGAAGGCGTCGAACCCATGACCCACCCGCACGACCTCGCCCTGCGCCTGCGCGACGATAAAGTTACCGAAACCGACCGCGCCGCCGAATACCAAACCTGTGCGCCCGAGGTGCGAAACCGTCTCTACATCGTGCCGCAGGTTATCGAAGAATAA
- the gatA gene encoding Asp-tRNA(Asn)/Glu-tRNA(Gln) amidotransferase subunit GatA translates to MTPYTLKQASELLQSKQISAVELAGEYLKAIAAHNTAINGYITLDEEKTLAEARAADARIAAGNATALTGVPVAYKDIFCQTGWRSACASKMLDNFISPYTATVVQNLLDQGMVTLGRTNMDEFAMGSANENSYYGATRNPWNTAHVPGGSSGGSAAVIAARLAPASLGSDTGGSIRQPASHCGITGLKPTYGTVSRFGMIAYASSLDQAGPMAQTAEDCAILLNAMAGFDERDSTSLERENEDYTRDLNRPLKGLKIGLPKEYFGDGCEADVKTALQNTIDLLRGMGAETVEVSLPQTALSIPAYYVLASAEASTNLSRYDGVRYGHRAAEFANLEEMYANTRAEGFGSEVKRRIMIGTYVLSHGYYDAYYIKAQKLRRLVANDFQTAFAGCDLILGPTAPSSAPQIGSHGGDPVQAYLSDIYTIAVNLAGLPALSLPAGFCRNGLPIGVQLIGNHFSEARLLNAAHQIQLVSDWHSKVPKL, encoded by the coding sequence ATGACCCCCTACACCCTCAAACAAGCCTCCGAATTATTACAGTCCAAACAAATTTCCGCCGTCGAACTGGCGGGCGAATACCTGAAAGCCATCGCCGCGCACAACACCGCCATCAACGGCTACATCACGCTTGACGAAGAAAAAACTCTCGCCGAAGCCCGCGCCGCCGATGCGCGCATTGCCGCAGGCAATGCCACCGCGCTTACCGGCGTACCCGTCGCCTACAAAGACATCTTCTGCCAAACCGGCTGGCGCAGCGCCTGTGCCAGCAAAATGCTTGATAACTTTATCTCACCCTACACCGCCACAGTGGTGCAAAACCTGCTCGACCAAGGCATGGTTACGCTCGGCCGCACCAATATGGACGAATTTGCCATGGGTTCGGCCAACGAAAATTCCTACTACGGCGCAACCCGCAACCCGTGGAACACCGCCCATGTGCCCGGCGGCTCGTCCGGCGGCTCGGCAGCCGTGATTGCCGCCCGCCTTGCCCCCGCCAGCTTAGGCTCCGACACCGGCGGCTCCATCCGCCAGCCCGCCTCCCATTGCGGCATTACCGGCTTGAAACCCACCTACGGCACCGTTTCCCGCTTCGGCATGATTGCCTACGCCTCCAGTCTCGACCAGGCCGGCCCGATGGCGCAAACCGCCGAAGACTGCGCCATCCTGCTCAACGCCATGGCAGGCTTTGACGAACGCGATTCCACCAGCCTCGAACGCGAAAACGAAGACTACACCCGCGACCTAAACCGCCCGCTCAAAGGCCTGAAAATCGGCCTGCCCAAAGAATACTTCGGCGACGGCTGCGAAGCAGACGTCAAAACCGCCCTGCAAAACACCATCGACCTGCTGCGCGGCATGGGCGCGGAAACAGTAGAAGTGTCCCTGCCGCAAACCGCCCTGTCCATCCCCGCCTATTACGTGCTCGCCTCCGCCGAAGCCAGCACCAATCTCTCGCGCTACGACGGCGTGCGCTACGGCCACCGCGCCGCCGAGTTTGCCAATCTCGAAGAAATGTACGCCAACACCCGCGCCGAAGGCTTCGGCAGCGAAGTCAAACGCCGCATCATGATCGGCACTTATGTACTGAGCCACGGCTACTACGATGCCTACTACATCAAAGCGCAAAAACTGCGCCGCCTCGTCGCCAACGACTTTCAGACGGCCTTTGCCGGCTGCGACCTTATCTTAGGCCCCACCGCCCCCAGCTCCGCCCCACAAATCGGCAGCCACGGCGGCGACCCCGTACAAGCCTACCTTTCCGACATCTACACCATCGCCGTCAACCTCGCCGGCCTGCCCGCCCTCAGCCTGCCCGCCGGTTTCTGCCGCAACGGCCTGCCCATCGGCGTACAGCTTATCGGCAACCACTTTTCCGAAGCCCGCCTGCTCAACGCCGCCCACCAAATCCAATTGGTAAGCGACTGGCACAGCAAAGTGCCGAAGCTGTAA
- a CDS encoding DUF535 family protein, with protein MSKVFTFPDYRAVYNFAPKYRTQHFKYALRMLLHRRQIRALEAFVNSRPDYQALFAKRPQDAYPLVHAFIDKRFNADGRLAAMRHDIAAACRLFPEPMLAKLDNIGTDIPLVRISDGLLLVLNRNGICADEGLWAVTLTDGAGSRLYNATFALLPEGLVAASVQGPAGDEAKDTVRRLTKQLHGLRPQGLISSALQYLAAALGLPALGIAHDHQVKLRWKLKKRVKMNYDHFWQESGAILGDDGYWHLPAAPQRKQMDEIESKKRSMYRKRYQMLDQTEAEIQAFFRRPQNNQADGKAV; from the coding sequence ATGTCCAAAGTGTTCACTTTCCCCGACTACCGCGCCGTGTACAACTTCGCGCCCAAATACCGCACGCAGCATTTCAAATACGCCCTGCGCATGCTGCTGCACCGCCGCCAAATCCGCGCGCTGGAAGCCTTTGTCAACAGCCGTCCCGATTATCAGGCATTGTTTGCCAAGCGGCCGCAGGATGCTTACCCGCTGGTGCACGCCTTTATCGACAAGCGTTTTAATGCCGACGGTCGGCTGGCGGCCATGCGGCACGACATCGCCGCCGCCTGCCGCCTGTTTCCCGAACCTATGCTGGCCAAGCTCGACAATATCGGTACCGACATTCCCCTCGTCCGCATTTCAGACGGCCTCTTGCTGGTGCTCAACCGCAACGGCATCTGCGCCGATGAGGGCCTTTGGGCGGTAACGCTCACCGACGGCGCAGGCAGCCGCCTCTATAACGCCACCTTTGCCCTGCTGCCAGAAGGTCTGGTGGCCGCTTCGGTGCAGGGGCCGGCGGGCGACGAAGCCAAAGACACCGTGCGCCGCCTCACCAAGCAGCTTCACGGCCTGCGCCCGCAGGGGCTCATAAGCTCCGCCCTGCAATACCTCGCCGCCGCGCTCGGCCTGCCTGCGTTGGGCATCGCTCACGACCACCAAGTCAAATTGCGCTGGAAACTGAAAAAACGCGTGAAAATGAACTACGACCACTTCTGGCAGGAAAGCGGCGCAATATTGGGCGACGACGGCTACTGGCACCTGCCCGCCGCGCCGCAGCGCAAACAAATGGACGAAATCGAAAGCAAAAAACGCTCGATGTACCGCAAACGTTACCAAATGCTCGATCAGACCGAAGCCGAAATACAGGCGTTTTTCAGACGGCCTCAAAACAATCAGGCAGACGGAAAGGCCGTCTGA
- a CDS encoding trimeric intracellular cation channel family protein — protein sequence MTPTDLINITGTAAFAISGYLVGYGKRLDVLGVVITALLTAVGGGMMRDALVGHIPQVFLRTDALIVVFAALAAAWLFRLERHRRAALNAAFIVADSIGLAAFSITGAQAGVALHLNMFGVVVLAFVTAVGGGIARDILVNKVPMVLRSDLYGSVAILIGILVYLLAQAGWINVLTLNALFIGGCLLRLTAYRFHWQLPGFQNRRGAASS from the coding sequence ATGACTCCCACCGATCTTATCAATATCACCGGTACCGCCGCCTTCGCCATCTCGGGCTACCTCGTCGGCTACGGCAAGCGGCTGGACGTACTTGGCGTTGTGATTACCGCGCTTTTGACCGCTGTGGGCGGCGGCATGATGCGCGACGCGCTGGTCGGCCATATTCCGCAGGTGTTTTTGCGTACCGACGCGCTGATTGTGGTGTTTGCCGCGCTGGCCGCCGCCTGGCTGTTCCGTCTCGAACGCCACCGCCGTGCCGCGCTGAACGCCGCCTTTATCGTCGCCGACTCCATCGGCCTGGCCGCGTTCAGCATCACCGGCGCACAAGCCGGCGTGGCTTTGCATCTGAACATGTTCGGCGTGGTGGTGCTCGCTTTCGTTACCGCCGTCGGCGGCGGTATAGCCCGCGATATTCTGGTGAATAAAGTGCCGATGGTTCTTCGCTCCGACCTTTATGGTAGTGTCGCCATCCTAATCGGCATACTGGTTTACCTGCTCGCCCAGGCAGGCTGGATTAATGTGCTGACCCTTAACGCGCTCTTTATCGGCGGCTGCCTGCTGCGGCTGACGGCCTACCGTTTCCACTGGCAGCTGCCCGGTTTCCAAAACCGCCGCGGCGCGGCAAGTAGTTAG
- a CDS encoding DNA-binding transcriptional regulator, whose product MKYKSEVFAAIHDTAQGLHQAGVIGDTQMRRFDKSCLTKAEPLTGEQIRAIREHEDLTQAAFAIHLNVGKNQVSDWERGIKKPSGAALKLLTLVKNKGIEAIM is encoded by the coding sequence ATGAAATACAAAAGCGAAGTTTTCGCAGCCATACACGACACCGCGCAAGGCCTGCACCAAGCGGGCGTAATCGGCGATACGCAAATGAGGCGTTTTGACAAATCGTGCCTGACCAAAGCCGAACCGCTGACAGGCGAACAAATCCGCGCCATCCGCGAACATGAAGACCTGACACAGGCCGCCTTTGCCATTCATCTGAACGTAGGGAAAAACCAAGTTTCCGACTGGGAGCGGGGCATCAAGAAACCCAGCGGCGCGGCCTTAAAGCTGCTGACACTGGTAAAAAACAAAGGCATTGAAGCCATCATGTAG
- a CDS encoding type II toxin-antitoxin system RelE/ParE family toxin has protein sequence MRIFKNRYITRFAAKQGITDADLREAAERADNGLIDADLGGGVIKQRIARKGQGRNGGYRSLIIFRKGDKAFFMLAFAKNNRANISREELAELKAAAEIMLAMTDTQIAAAIENSTLTEIEP, from the coding sequence ATGCGGATATTCAAAAACAGATACATAACCCGATTTGCCGCCAAACAAGGAATTACAGACGCAGACTTGCGCGAAGCCGCCGAAAGGGCAGATAACGGCCTGATAGACGCCGATTTGGGCGGCGGCGTAATCAAGCAGCGCATAGCCCGAAAAGGACAGGGTAGAAACGGCGGTTATCGGAGTCTGATTATTTTCAGAAAGGGCGACAAAGCCTTCTTCATGCTGGCATTTGCCAAGAACAACCGCGCAAACATCAGCCGCGAAGAACTGGCCGAATTAAAAGCCGCCGCCGAAATCATGCTTGCAATGACCGATACGCAGATAGCGGCAGCCATTGAAAACAGCACACTAACGGAGATAGAACCATGA
- a CDS encoding DUF927 domain-containing protein, which produces MTAQHQPQTAANYPAADFEPVAARPYFECKSSGVYYIHTETDKDGRIIEKPPLRLSDQIDIIGRGIDAAGGHYRIIRWRDAHTRRTAALACADIGTPQSWQRLQGCGITILSGRRKRELLADYLQTGGATTPYTVADKAGWQGSAYILPNGEIVNQTSEKVIYNGTGGQAYTEAGGLKDWQDNIARYAAGNSRLLLALGTSLSAPLLHILHEAGGGFHICGDSSDGKTTAALVGLSVWGQPQTLKKTWRGTDLGFSNFALERNDGFLVLDEIGEAGPKTVSKTAYSVINGTSKAQGAKDGGNRPDQEWLILLFSTGEYSMQAYMERAGEPWEAGQAVRLPSVSAAARYGIYDTLHGFANGATLSDHLQQAAAQYHGTAARAWLAKLQTLSADTVRAAQAAFLSTLPDLDGQAARVARRFALAAAALELSAEITGLAAGIGTAGIKQCFEDWFAANDVGKHEDRQIIRSMAAFMQQHAHGMRFADWHSEYTNRDHAGYRREGEPNEKAEYWIIPAVFEGEILQGKDTKKSLHRTARHRVAVQAVRRQTLAIQKIQQRPLLRPTWRRAARFRQPRVKAV; this is translated from the coding sequence ATGACCGCACAACACCAGCCCCAAACCGCAGCAAACTATCCCGCCGCCGACTTTGAACCCGTAGCCGCCCGCCCCTACTTTGAGTGCAAAAGCAGCGGCGTGTATTACATCCACACCGAAACCGACAAAGACGGCCGCATTATCGAAAAGCCGCCCCTGCGCCTGTCCGACCAAATCGACATCATCGGGCGGGGCATCGACGCGGCGGGCGGCCACTACCGCATCATCCGCTGGCGCGACGCCCACACACGGCGCACCGCCGCCCTTGCCTGCGCCGACATCGGCACCCCGCAAAGCTGGCAGCGCCTGCAAGGCTGCGGAATCACCATCCTAAGCGGCAGACGCAAGCGCGAACTGCTGGCCGACTATCTGCAGACCGGCGGCGCCACCACGCCCTACACCGTGGCCGACAAAGCAGGCTGGCAGGGTAGCGCCTACATTCTGCCAAACGGCGAAATCGTAAACCAGACAAGCGAAAAAGTGATTTACAACGGCACCGGCGGCCAAGCCTACACCGAAGCAGGCGGCCTGAAAGACTGGCAGGACAACATCGCCCGCTATGCCGCAGGCAACAGCCGCCTGCTGCTGGCGCTGGGCACATCGCTGTCCGCCCCGCTGCTGCACATCCTGCACGAAGCAGGCGGCGGTTTCCACATCTGCGGCGACTCATCCGACGGCAAAACCACCGCCGCCCTTGTCGGCCTTTCGGTATGGGGCCAGCCGCAGACGCTGAAAAAAACATGGCGCGGCACCGATTTGGGATTTTCCAATTTTGCCCTTGAGCGCAACGACGGTTTCCTTGTTCTCGACGAAATCGGCGAAGCCGGCCCCAAAACCGTCAGCAAAACCGCCTACAGCGTAATCAACGGCACCAGCAAAGCACAGGGCGCCAAAGACGGCGGCAACCGCCCCGATCAGGAATGGCTCATCCTGCTGTTTTCCACCGGCGAATATTCCATGCAGGCATACATGGAACGCGCAGGCGAGCCGTGGGAAGCAGGGCAGGCCGTCCGCCTGCCGAGCGTCTCCGCTGCCGCCCGCTACGGCATCTACGACACCCTGCACGGCTTTGCCAACGGCGCCACCCTGTCCGACCACCTGCAACAGGCCGCAGCGCAATACCACGGCACCGCCGCCCGCGCATGGTTAGCCAAGCTGCAGACCTTAAGCGCCGATACCGTCCGCGCCGCACAGGCCGCCTTTCTTTCCACCCTGCCCGATTTAGACGGCCAGGCCGCCCGCGTTGCCCGCCGCTTTGCCCTTGCCGCTGCCGCGCTGGAATTGTCCGCCGAAATCACCGGCCTTGCCGCAGGCATCGGCACCGCAGGCATCAAGCAATGCTTTGAAGACTGGTTTGCCGCCAACGACGTAGGCAAGCATGAAGACCGCCAAATCATCCGCAGCATGGCCGCCTTTATGCAGCAACACGCCCACGGCATGCGCTTTGCCGACTGGCACAGCGAATACACCAACCGCGATCACGCAGGATACAGACGCGAAGGCGAGCCGAACGAAAAAGCAGAATATTGGATTATTCCTGCCGTGTTTGAAGGCGAAATCCTACAGGGCAAAGACACCAAAAAAAGCCTGCACCGTACTGCACGGCATCGGGTGGCTGTCCAAGCCGTCCGACGGCAAACGCTGGCAATTCAAAAAATTCAGCAAAGGCCGCTTCTACGTCCTACTTGGCGCAGAGCCGCCCGATTCCGACAGCCAAGAGTAAAGGCCGTCTGA
- a CDS encoding toprim domain-containing protein, with product MTAFDLSDLKAAAHGRWPDIHAALSIPARLLNTRKHQPCPHCGGTDRYRYTDHKGSGGYICNQCGHGSGFDLPMLVYGWTFPEAARQVAALLGMGQRPSENPPNARQPESPEPKPERDKQPELIRLFNAAAPIDGTPAALYLKGRGLSDGLIGQSRDLRCHPSLPYWVTRCTDGHTAAPVCIGQYPALLAAVKTPCGTLQGLHKTYLQADRRGGFCKFAGIHPDTGEPLPAKKMTARYAGAFTGAAVHLGSPDTQGRIIAAEGIETALAAWQLFGIPALAALSAHGLHALQWSSETQTLLIAADNDHSRTGRKAAEALTRRAARAGIGGGIWQSETAGFDALNDLNAKQAAKAV from the coding sequence ATGACCGCCTTTGACCTGTCCGACCTCAAAGCCGCCGCGCATGGCCGCTGGCCTGACATCCATGCCGCGCTGAGCATTCCCGCCCGCCTGCTGAATACCCGCAAACACCAGCCTTGCCCGCATTGCGGCGGAACAGACCGCTACCGCTACACCGACCACAAGGGCAGCGGCGGCTACATCTGCAACCAATGCGGCCACGGCAGCGGCTTTGATTTGCCCATGCTGGTGTATGGTTGGACATTTCCCGAAGCCGCCCGCCAAGTGGCCGCACTGCTTGGCATGGGGCAGAGGCCGTCTGAAAACCCGCCCAACGCAAGGCAGCCTGAAAGCCCCGAACCGAAACCCGAGCGGGACAAACAGCCCGAACTAATCCGCCTTTTCAACGCCGCCGCCCCGATAGACGGCACGCCCGCCGCCCTGTATCTCAAAGGGCGCGGCCTTTCAGACGGCCTAATCGGCCAAAGCCGCGATTTGCGTTGCCATCCATCCCTGCCCTATTGGGTAACGCGCTGCACCGACGGCCATACCGCCGCCCCTGTCTGCATCGGGCAGTATCCCGCCCTGCTGGCCGCAGTAAAAACGCCATGCGGCACATTGCAAGGGCTGCACAAAACCTACTTACAGGCCGACAGGCGCGGCGGATTCTGCAAGTTCGCGGGCATCCATCCCGATACGGGCGAGCCGTTGCCCGCCAAGAAAATGACCGCCCGATACGCGGGCGCATTCACAGGCGCAGCCGTGCATTTGGGCAGCCCCGATACGCAAGGCCGCATCATCGCCGCCGAAGGCATAGAAACCGCCCTTGCCGCTTGGCAGCTTTTCGGCATCCCCGCCCTTGCCGCCCTGTCCGCCCACGGCCTGCACGCCCTGCAATGGTCGTCTGAAACGCAAACCCTGCTGATAGCCGCCGACAACGACCACAGCCGAACAGGCCGCAAAGCCGCCGAAGCCCTGACCCGCCGCGCCGCCCGCGCAGGCATCGGCGGCGGCATCTGGCAGAGTGAAACCGCAGGATTCGACGCACTGAACGATCTGAACGCCAAACAGGCCGCAAAGGCCGTCTGA
- a CDS encoding KilA-N domain-containing protein — MNTLTLDYNGLALHASREAWFNATEIAALFGKRPIDWLRLPETDRYIAALCKREAEKRQIAEVRKSHFIKTRKGGNDLTQQGTWLHPKLAVAFARWCDVDFAIWCDEQIETLIRDGKDWQGARQASSIGQQVMAEILQATRKAEGKDTKPHHYSNEALLCNAALTGQFAPLQRDTLDKPALALLARLVGRNAALIGQGMPYQERKAVLFAMAAPQRSAIQAA; from the coding sequence ATGAATACCCTGACACTCGATTACAACGGCCTTGCCCTGCACGCCAGCCGCGAAGCGTGGTTTAACGCTACCGAAATCGCCGCCCTGTTTGGCAAGCGCCCCATTGACTGGTTAAGGCTGCCTGAAACAGATCGCTACATCGCCGCATTGTGCAAGCGCGAAGCCGAGAAAAGGCAAATAGCCGAAGTGAGAAAATCTCACTTCATAAAAACCCGAAAAGGCGGCAACGACCTAACGCAGCAAGGCACGTGGCTGCATCCGAAGCTGGCCGTTGCTTTCGCCCGCTGGTGCGACGTTGATTTTGCCATCTGGTGCGACGAGCAGATAGAAACCCTGATACGCGACGGCAAAGACTGGCAGGGCGCGCGCCAAGCAAGCAGCATCGGGCAGCAGGTAATGGCCGAAATCCTGCAGGCAACACGCAAGGCCGAAGGCAAGGACACCAAGCCGCACCACTACAGCAATGAAGCCCTGCTGTGCAATGCCGCCCTGACGGGGCAGTTTGCCCCCTTGCAGCGCGACACCTTGGATAAACCCGCCCTTGCCCTGCTTGCCCGCTTGGTAGGCCGCAACGCCGCCCTAATCGGGCAGGGCATGCCCTACCAAGAGCGCAAAGCCGTGCTGTTTGCCATGGCCGCCCCGCAAAGAAGCGCCATTCAGGCAGCCTGA
- a CDS encoding helix-turn-helix domain-containing protein — translation MKNARNTQGISGAAEKASRHCNPFKPNSQCAELLAILQSGQSFTHYQAAQMGIMAFTARIKEIRAAGFPVVCRMEPTKNKHGKTIKRGIYTLAV, via the coding sequence ATGAAAAACGCCCGAAACACACAAGGCATTTCAGGCGCGGCAGAGAAAGCGAGCCGCCATTGTAACCCGTTCAAACCCAACAGCCAATGCGCCGAGCTGCTGGCCATCCTGCAAAGCGGGCAGAGCTTTACCCACTATCAGGCCGCCCAGATGGGCATCATGGCCTTTACCGCACGCATCAAAGAAATCAGGGCGGCAGGCTTTCCCGTTGTCTGCCGCATGGAGCCAACCAAGAACAAGCACGGCAAGACCATCAAACGCGGCATCTACACGCTGGCCGTTTGA
- a CDS encoding AlpA family transcriptional regulator — protein sequence MQTIPSFIDANGLAQAFSVSTSTIWNWNNPKSRHYRPNFPKPVKVSANATRWPADEVAAYMAELAATREAAQ from the coding sequence ATGCAAACCATACCAAGCTTTATCGACGCCAACGGCCTTGCGCAGGCTTTCAGCGTTTCCACTTCGACGATTTGGAACTGGAATAACCCGAAAAGCCGCCACTACCGCCCGAACTTCCCCAAACCCGTCAAGGTATCGGCCAACGCCACCCGCTGGCCTGCCGACGAAGTGGCCGCCTACATGGCCGAGCTGGCCGCAACACGGGAGGCCGCCCAATGA